The DNA window aaagggcttttttttttttttttttagggggggGGCAGGATTTATTGAATGATCTCTGAGAAAGGGCCCAGGAGTAGGAGGGATAAGGGAAGACCCAGAGAAGCAGAGCACCAGGAAGAGGGCACCCCAGCTCTTGGGTCCTGGGCCAACCACACCTGCCAACACAGAGTGCTCCTTTGGTTTTGGGCAGAAATCCAGCCACTGCCCACATTGCCAGCCCTGATCTCAGACAGCCTCTGTCCCCATTCTCTGCCAGCAGCAGGACGGAGTCATTCACAACAAGGGGGGGGGCAGCCCTCCAGGATATGTGACTGTCAGAGTCACACCCTCCTCACCTAGgagtgagagagcacgagctCGCTTGCCAGTGGGCATCAAGCAAAGACAGGGGAGTTGTGCCAGTCCGAATATACCAGAAATCCCGAGAAGGTGCTGTCTGTCTTGATGCTGGCATAGATGCCAATGTAATCACCCACGCCCACCTGCACCCACACCTGGTCTTCTGGCTCCAGCCTCACCATGGTGCCCCCGGAGAGCGAAGCTGGCTTGGgccaccccccaaaaaactggaagaaagaggCGATGGACTCTCCATTCTTGACCAGATCGAACTGCAGGCTAGCCCGGTAGACGGTGGCGTGGACCGCGAAGTAGTAGACCCCGGGCACCTGGCAGGTGAACTTGCCGGTGGTGGCGTCGTAATGTCCCTGCTCGTTCACCAGCACGCGGTCGAAGGGTAGGGGCGCGTCCGACGGCGGAGGTACCCGGCTCTCCGAGCGCTTGGCGCTGAAGGCGGAGCGCGGAGGTACAGAGCACTCGCCCGCAGGGCCCGTCGCCCCCGCGGGCCCCGCCTCTCCTCGAGGCCCGGGCTCCCCCCGAGGNNNNNNNNNNNNNNNNNNNNNNNNNNNNNNNNNNNNNNNNNNNNNNNNNNNNNNNNNNNNNNNNNNNNNNNNNNNNNNNNNNNNNNNNNNNNNNNNNNNNCGGCCTCCTTACCCGGCCTCCCGCCCTCGCCCTTCTCTCCCGGAGCCCCGGGCGTGCCGTCTCGCCCGTCGCGGCCGTCGCGACCGGGCAGGCCCTGGCTGCCGTGGTGGCCCGGCGTGCCGGGA is part of the Suricata suricatta isolate VVHF042 chromosome 11, meerkat_22Aug2017_6uvM2_HiC, whole genome shotgun sequence genome and encodes:
- the C1QTNF5 gene encoding complement C1q tumor necrosis factor-related protein 5, with amino-acid sequence MRPLVAVLLLGLAAGSPPLDDNKIPSLCPGHPGLPGTPGHHGSQGLPGRDGRDGRDGTPGAPGEKGEGGRPGXXXPRGEPGPRGEAGPAGATGPAGECSVPPRSAFSAKRSESRVPPPSDAPLPFDRVLVNEQGHYDATTGKFTCQVPGVYYFAVHATVYRASLQFDLVKNGESIASFFQFFGGWPKPASLSGGTMVRLEPEDQVWVQVGVGDYIGIYASIKTDSTFSGFLVYSDWHNSPVFA